The Paenibacillus sp. RC334 nucleotide sequence GAATGTTTCCAAAAGGAACATTTATAATGTAATATATTAATAGGGGTGATTTAGGTGGCTACATTCGCCGAGAGATTTAAAATGCTTCGTGAAGAGCGAGGATGGACGCAGGAGCAAGCTGCAGAACGATTGAAAATATCTAGATCTACCATAGCTGGATACGAGTCTGACAAAAAAGGCAGAACACCAAGGAAGGAAACGATCGATAAGATTGCCACTCTTTTTGGGGTTTCTATAGACTTTTTATTAGGTCGCATTAACGAAGAATACAGCGGCCAGTACTCAGATTCTAGAAAATATTTCCGAGCGAGCGCTGTCACGGGCGAAGCCGGCCCACTGGGCGAGATTACCGAGCAGCCATTGTCAAGGCGATTTATGCGAGCCGACGCCAGAAAAAATTACAGCCATCTACTTGCAGTCGCGCGTGACGTCGTCACCGAGCATGGTGCCGACGCGTCCATGCGAGATATCGCCCGCCGGGCCGACGTCGGGTTGGCCACACTGCTTCGCCATTTCCCGACGCGAGAAGCCTTGTTCGAAGCGTTGCTGCGTATGAATGTGGACGCACTGATGCAGCAGGCAGCCGAACTCGAAACGTCGAATCCACCTGACGAAGCGCTGGTGTCCTGGTTTCGCGAAGGGGTGGCATTCGTTCATAGCTATAGCGGCGTTTGCGCCTTGTTGGCGAGCGCCCACGCGGACCCGGACTCCGCGCTTCACGCTTCAAGCTCAGCGGTGCGGTCAGCGGGCGCGCGACTACTGCTCCGCGCTCAGGCCGAGGGAACTGCGCGCGCCGATATGGATGGGGTCGACCTGTTCGCCCTGATGTCGGCGCTCGGCTGGCTCGTCGGCCAGCCCGGATTCGCGCCACGGGGGGATCATCTCTTTCACGTTATTACGAGCGCCATCCTGATAAATCGGCCTAGCAACGGTGTCAAGAAGGCAACGTGTTGAATCAGATTTGCCGACGCATACTTTCCTACCAGGGAAGCCCCGGGGATTCGAACCAGACGGCGGAAAGCTGACTGGAGCCGACACTCGAAGGTCATTACCGCACTCGATCGAT carries:
- a CDS encoding helix-turn-helix domain-containing protein, whose protein sequence is MATFAERFKMLREERGWTQEQAAERLKISRSTIAGYESDKKGRTPRKETIDKIATLFGVSIDFLLGRINEEYSGQYSDSRKYFRASAVTGEAGPLGEITEQPLSRRFMRADARKNYSHLLAVARDVVTEHGADASMRDIARRADVGLATLLRHFPTREALFEALLRMNVDALMQQAAELETSNPPDEALVSWFREGVAFVHSYSGVCALLASAHADPDSALHASSSAVRSAGARLLLRAQAEGTARADMDGVDLFALMSALGWLVGQPGFAPRGDHLFHVITSAILINRPSNGVKKATC